The genomic region CCGTGGACGCCTCGGCCATCGAGCCGATGATCACCTGGGGCACGAACCCCGGCATGGCCATCCCGGTGACCGGCCGCGTGCCGACCCCGGAGGCGGCCGGCGCCGAGCGCGGCGCGGTGGAGAAGGCCCTCGGCTACATGGGCCTCGCGCCCGGCCAGCCGATCCTGGGGCAGCCGATCGACGTGGTCTTCATCGGCAGCTGCACCAACTCGCGCATCGAGGACCTGCGCGCCGCCGCGGCGGTGCTGAAGGGGCGCAAGGTGAAGGTGCGCTCGCTGGTGGTCCCGGGCTCCGCCGAGATCAAGGCCCAGGCCGAGGCCGAGGGGCTCGACCGGATCTTCTCGGAGGCGGGCGCCGAGTGGCGCCAGGCCGGCTGCTCCATGTGCATCGCCATGAACGGCGATCGGATCGAGCGCGGCCAGTACTGCGTCTCCACCTCCAACCGCAACTTCGAGGGGCGCCAGGGCGCCGGGGGGCGCACGCTGCTCGCGAGCCCCGCCACCGCCGCCGCCGCCGCCGTCGCCGGCGCGGTCGCCGACCCCCGCCGCATGGGAGCCGCCTAGATGGAGCCGCTGCGCACGATCGAGAGCCGCACGGTGGTGATGCCGCAGGCCAACATCGACACCGACCAGATCATCCCCGCCCGCTTCCTCAAGGTGACCGACAAGCAGGGGCTCGGGAAGGCGCTCTTCGCCGACTGGCGCTACGACGGCGAGGGGCGGCCCCGCCTCGACTTCGTCCTCAACCGCCCGGAGGCCGAGGGGGCGCGGGTGCTCGTGGCCGGCGACAACTTCGGCTGCGGCAGCTCGCGCGAGCACGCCCCCTGGGCGCTCGTGGACGCCGGCTTCCGCGCCGTGGTCTCGACCCGGATCGCCGACATCTTCCGCAACAACGCGCTCAAGAACGGGCTCGTGCCCATCGTGGTGGACGCGGCGGCCCACGCGCGCCTGCTCGCGGCGCCGGGGGCCGCGGTGCGGGTGGACGTCGAGGCGCAGACCCTCACGCTGCCCGACGGCGCCGCGGTCCGCTTCCCGCTCGACGCCTTCAGCCGCTACTGCCTCCTGAACGGCGTGGACGAGCTCGGCTTCCTGCTCTCGCAGCGGCCGGCGATCGACGCCTACGAGAGGGCGCGATGAGCGGCGCCCCGGCCCCGGTGAAGGCCCGGATCGCGGTCCTCGCCGGCGACGGCATCGGCCCGGAGGTCACCGAGCAGGCGGTGCGGGTGCTCGAGGCCGTGGCCGCCGCCCGCGGCCACGTGTTCACGCTCGAGGACGCGCTCGTCGGCGGCGCCGCCATCGACGCCACCGGCTCGGCGCTCCCGGAGGAGACGCTCGCCGCCTGCCGGCGCTCCGACGCCGTGCTGTTCGGCGCCATCGGCGGGCCGAAGTGGGGCCCCTCGGCGAAGGTGCGCCCGGAGCAGGGGCTGCTCGCCCTGCGCAAGGGGCTCGGCCTGTTCGCGAACCTCCGGCCGGTGACGGTGAACCCGCGCCTCGCGGGGGCCTCGCCGCTCAAGGCCGAGGTGATCGCCGGCGTGGACCTGCTCGTGGTCCGCGAGCTTACCGGCGGCATCTACTTCGGCGAGAAGCGGCGCGAGGGCGCGAGCGCCTTCGACGCCTGCACCTACACCGAGGACGAGGTGGCGCGGGTGGTGCGGGTCGCGGCGCGGCTCGCCCGCGGCCGGCGCCGGAAGCTCACCAGCGTGGACAAGGCGAACGTCCTCGAGACCTCCCGGCTCTGGCGCGACGTGGCCACCCGCGTCGTGAAGGAGGAGTTCCCGGAAGTCGTCCTCGACCACCACCTCGTGGACAGCTGCGCCATGCAGCTCGTCCGCCGCCCGGCCGACTTCGACGTGGTGGTGACCGAGAACATGTTCGGCGACATCCTCACCGACGAGGCCTCGGTCATCGCCGGCTCGATCGGCCTGCTGCCGTCGGCGTCGCTGGGCGAGGGGACCTTCGGCCTCTACGAGCCCATCCACGGCTCGGCGCCCGACATCGCCGGGCGCGGCCTCGCCGACCCCTACGGCACCATCGCCAGCGCGGCGATGCTCCTGCGCCACTCGCTCGGCCTCGAGCGGGAGGCGGCGCTCGTGGAGCAGGCGGTCGCCCGCGCGGTGGACGGCGGCGCGCTCACCGCCGACCTCGGCGGGAGCACCTCGACCGAGGCGGCCGGCACGGCCGTCGTCCAGGCGCTCGAGTCGCTCGTAGCCGTAGCCTAGGGGCGCCCGGCCGGCCTCCGCGTCGGCCGCGCCGGGCCGCCGCAATGGGACGTCGCGGGAGCGTTGAGGTGAATTCGAATCGACTGTAGTCTGAGGGATCCATGGCGAAAGAGAAGATGACCGGCGCGCAGGCGCTCCTGCGCTGCCTCGAGCTCGAAGCCGTCGAGTACGTGTTCGGCGTCCCCGGGGGCGCCATCCTGCCGGTGTACGACGCCCTGTTCGAGGCGACGCACCAGAAGGGCTACCACCTCAAGCACGTCCTCGTACGCCACGAGCAGGTCGGGGCGCACGCCGCGGAGGGCTACGCCCTCGCCACCGGCAAGGTCGGGGTCTGCTTCGGCACCTCCGGCCCGGGCGCCACCAACCTCGTCACCGGCATCGCCGACGCCTACATGGACTCGGTGCCGCTCGTCGCCATCACCGGCAACGTGCCCAAGTCGCTCATCGGCACCGACGCCTTCCAGGAGGCCGACATCACCGGCATCACCATGCCGGTGACCAAGCACAACTGGCTCGTGACCGACGTGGAGGACCTGCCGCGCATCATCAAGGAGGCCTTCTACCTCGCGCGCACCGGCCGGCCCGGCCCGGTCCTGGTGGACATCCCCAAGGACGTGCAGAACGCGACCTTCGAGTTCGAGTACCCGGAGACGGTGAACATCCCCGGGTACATGCCGGCGCCGAAGGAGCCGCCGCGGCTCGCCGACGCCGCCACGCTCATCCGCTCCGCCACCCGCCCGGTGCTCTACCTCGGCGGCGGCGTCCGCTCCTCCGGCAGCTACGCCGAGGTGCTCGCCTTCGCCGAGCTGGTGGGCGCGCCGGTGGTCACGACCGTCCACGGCAAGGGCGTCTTCCCCGAGACCCACCCGCGCTGCCTCGGCATGTTCGGCATGCACGGATCGCGGTACGCCAACTACGCGGTCCAGGACTCCGACCTCATCGTCGCGCTCGGCGCCCGGTTCGACGACCGGGTCACCGGCAAGCTCTCGGCCTTCGCCCCGGAGGCGAAGGTGGTGCACCTCGACGTGGACCCGGCCGAGATCTCCAAGCTCGTGACCGCCACGGTGCCGCTCGTCGGCGATCTGAAGGTGCTCCTCCCCCGGCTGCACGCCGAGGTGCAGCGGGTGTTCGAGGCGCGCGGGCGGCCCGACCTCGGGCCGTGGCTGGCCCGCGTCGAGGCCTGGCGGACGAAGCACCCGCTCCGCTACGCCCAGGAGCCGGGTGCGCCCATCCTCCCGCAGAAGGCGATCGACGTCCTCTACGAGAAGACGAAGGGGCGGGCCATCGTCGCCACCGGCGTGGGCGAGCACCAGATGTTCGCCGCGCAGTGGTACAAGACCGACTTCCCGCGCCAGTTCATCACCTCCGGCGGCCTCGGCACGATGGGCTTCTGCCTCCCGGCGGCCATCGGCGCCCAGCTCGGCAAGCCGGGCGAGCTCGTCATCGGCATCGACGGCGACGGCAGCTTCCAGATGACGCTGCAGGATCTCGCCACCGCGGTGGAGCTCGAGCTGCCCATCAAGATCTTCATCCTCAACAACCTGTTCCTGGGCATGGTCCGCCAGTGGCAGGAGCTCTTCTACGACAACCGCTTCAGCCAGACGCCGCTCAAGGACTGCCCCGACTTCGTGAAGCTCGCGGAGGCCTACGGCTGCCTCGGCCTGCGCGCCCGCACGCTCGAGGAGCTCGAGCCGGTGGTGGATCAGGCGCTGGCGCCCCGGGGCGGGCCGGTCATCGTGGACATCCGGGTCCGCCGCCAGGAGAAGGTGTTCCCGATGGTGCCCGCCGGCGCGCCGCTCAACGACATGATCGGGGGTGAGTAGATGGAACGCACCGAGGAAGCCCAGAACTACTCGCTCCACACCATCAGCCTGCTGGTGCAGAACCTGCCCGGCGTGCTCCACCGCATCGCCGGCCTCTTCTCGCGGCGCGGCTACAACATCGCGAGCCTCACGGTCGGCCCGACCGAGCGGCCCGAGTACTCGCGCATGACCATCGTGGTGCGCCTGTCCTCGATGACGGTGGATCAGGTGGTCCGCCAGGTGCAGAAGCTCGTCCCGGTGGTCGAGGTCCGCGAGCTCAAGCCCCAGGACCTCGTCGAGCGCGAGCTCATGCTCGTGAAGATCAAGACGCCGGAGGCGAACCACTCCGAGCTGCGCGCGCTGGCCGAGACCTACGAGGCCTCCATCGTGGACGTCTCGCCCGACGCCCTCATCGTCGAGGCCACCGGCAACGCCGGCAAGCTCGACGCCCTCGAGGACCGGCTCAAGGCCTACGGCATCCAGGAGATCTGCCGCAGCGGCCGCATCGCCCTCGAGCGCGGCTTCAAGACCCTCGCTCCCCCCAACCTCAAGTAGCTCCCCGCAACCGCAAACCCGTACAAGGAACCGAAATGGCCACGATCTTCTACGACAAGGACGCCAACCTCGACCTGATCAAGAACCGCAAGGTGGCGATCGTCGGGTACGGGAGCCAGGGCCACGCCCACGCCCTCAACCTGAAGGACTCGGGCGTGGACGTGCGGGTGGGCCTCCACGCCGGCTCCGCCTCCCGCAAGAAGGCGGAGGCGGCCGGGCTGCGCGTCCTCAGCGTCGCGGAGGCGGCCAAGGAGGCCGACCTCATCATGATCCTCATCCCCGACCAGACCCAGCGGAAGGTCTACGAGGAGGAGATCGCCCCGGCGCTCACCAAGGGCAAGGCGCTGTTCTTCGCCCACGGCTTCAACGTCCACTTCAAGCAGATCCAGCCTCCGGCCGACGTGGACGTGGTGCTCATCGCCCCGAAGAGCCCCGGCCACATGGTGCGCCGCCAGTACCAGGACGGCCGCGGCACCCCGGCGCTCATCGCCGTGCAGCAGGACGCGACCGGGCAGGCCCACGCCCTCGGCCTCGCCTACGCCCGCGCCCTCGGCACCACCCGCGCCGGCGTGCTGCAGACGACGTTCAAGGAGGAGACCGAGACCGACCTCTTCGGCGAGCAGGCGGTCCTCTGCGGCGGGGCCGCGGCCCTGGTGATGACCGGGTTCGAGGTGCTCACCGAGGCGGGCTACCAGCCGGAGAGCGCCTACTTCGAGTGCCTCCACGAGCTCAAGCTCATCGTCGACATGATGTACGAGGGCGGCATCTCCTGGATGCGCCACTCCATCTCCGACACCGCCGAGTACGGCGACTACACCCGCGGCCCGCGCCTCGTGAACGAGCAGACCAAGGCGGAGATGAAGAAGATCCTGAAGGAGATCCAGACCGGCGCCTTCGCCCGCGAGTTCATCCTCGAGAACCAGGCCGGCCGGCCGATGTTCCTCGCCATGCGCGAGCAGGGGAAGGAGCACCCCATCGAGCAGGTGGGGCGCAAGCTGCGCGACATGATGAGCTGGATTCGCGAGGCGAAGAAGGATTCGTCGGACCCGGGCAGCCGCTAGCCCGTCCGGCGATCGGGGTCGACGCTCCTCCGCAGGCGGAGGAGCGTTGACTTCTCGAACGAAATCCTTAAAGTACGCTGTCCTTTGCCGTCCGGCGGCGGCGTGGATTCACCACAAAAGCGAGTCATTCCAGAGCGTTCCGCCTCGACGCTCACAGGTACTGGAGAGTAGGCCATCAACCCGCGAGACACACGCAGCCAGCGCGACGCACGCACCAACCGGCGCATCAAGGCGCGCGAGGTTCGA from Anaeromyxobacter paludicola harbors:
- the leuD gene encoding 3-isopropylmalate dehydratase small subunit translates to MEPLRTIESRTVVMPQANIDTDQIIPARFLKVTDKQGLGKALFADWRYDGEGRPRLDFVLNRPEAEGARVLVAGDNFGCGSSREHAPWALVDAGFRAVVSTRIADIFRNNALKNGLVPIVVDAAAHARLLAAPGAAVRVDVEAQTLTLPDGAAVRFPLDAFSRYCLLNGVDELGFLLSQRPAIDAYERAR
- the leuB gene encoding 3-isopropylmalate dehydrogenase, with product MSGAPAPVKARIAVLAGDGIGPEVTEQAVRVLEAVAAARGHVFTLEDALVGGAAIDATGSALPEETLAACRRSDAVLFGAIGGPKWGPSAKVRPEQGLLALRKGLGLFANLRPVTVNPRLAGASPLKAEVIAGVDLLVVRELTGGIYFGEKRREGASAFDACTYTEDEVARVVRVAARLARGRRRKLTSVDKANVLETSRLWRDVATRVVKEEFPEVVLDHHLVDSCAMQLVRRPADFDVVVTENMFGDILTDEASVIAGSIGLLPSASLGEGTFGLYEPIHGSAPDIAGRGLADPYGTIASAAMLLRHSLGLEREAALVEQAVARAVDGGALTADLGGSTSTEAAGTAVVQALESLVAVA
- the ilvB gene encoding biosynthetic-type acetolactate synthase large subunit, which codes for MAKEKMTGAQALLRCLELEAVEYVFGVPGGAILPVYDALFEATHQKGYHLKHVLVRHEQVGAHAAEGYALATGKVGVCFGTSGPGATNLVTGIADAYMDSVPLVAITGNVPKSLIGTDAFQEADITGITMPVTKHNWLVTDVEDLPRIIKEAFYLARTGRPGPVLVDIPKDVQNATFEFEYPETVNIPGYMPAPKEPPRLADAATLIRSATRPVLYLGGGVRSSGSYAEVLAFAELVGAPVVTTVHGKGVFPETHPRCLGMFGMHGSRYANYAVQDSDLIVALGARFDDRVTGKLSAFAPEAKVVHLDVDPAEISKLVTATVPLVGDLKVLLPRLHAEVQRVFEARGRPDLGPWLARVEAWRTKHPLRYAQEPGAPILPQKAIDVLYEKTKGRAIVATGVGEHQMFAAQWYKTDFPRQFITSGGLGTMGFCLPAAIGAQLGKPGELVIGIDGDGSFQMTLQDLATAVELELPIKIFILNNLFLGMVRQWQELFYDNRFSQTPLKDCPDFVKLAEAYGCLGLRARTLEELEPVVDQALAPRGGPVIVDIRVRRQEKVFPMVPAGAPLNDMIGGE
- the ilvN gene encoding acetolactate synthase small subunit, giving the protein MERTEEAQNYSLHTISLLVQNLPGVLHRIAGLFSRRGYNIASLTVGPTERPEYSRMTIVVRLSSMTVDQVVRQVQKLVPVVEVRELKPQDLVERELMLVKIKTPEANHSELRALAETYEASIVDVSPDALIVEATGNAGKLDALEDRLKAYGIQEICRSGRIALERGFKTLAPPNLK
- the ilvC gene encoding ketol-acid reductoisomerase — protein: MATIFYDKDANLDLIKNRKVAIVGYGSQGHAHALNLKDSGVDVRVGLHAGSASRKKAEAAGLRVLSVAEAAKEADLIMILIPDQTQRKVYEEEIAPALTKGKALFFAHGFNVHFKQIQPPADVDVVLIAPKSPGHMVRRQYQDGRGTPALIAVQQDATGQAHALGLAYARALGTTRAGVLQTTFKEETETDLFGEQAVLCGGAAALVMTGFEVLTEAGYQPESAYFECLHELKLIVDMMYEGGISWMRHSISDTAEYGDYTRGPRLVNEQTKAEMKKILKEIQTGAFAREFILENQAGRPMFLAMREQGKEHPIEQVGRKLRDMMSWIREAKKDSSDPGSR